GCCGGAGGTGTCGACTAACTCGGGATTCAGCGAGCTTACATTGGCTAATAGTAGCGTGACCACCCTTTCACTTACTTTTAGTTCCAGGGAGGCCAATACGGTGGTCCGGGTGAGGGACGGAGAGACCATATTCATCGGAGGGCTTATCCGTAAGAACGTAACTAAGCAAGACAACAGGTTCCCGATCCTGGGAGATCTTTTGGGCGGGGTACCCCTGATCGGTAGCGCGTTCAAGTACGAGTCGGAAGTGACCATGCGCAGCGAGATAGTGTTTTTTGTGACTGTGCATCTTCTGGATGAGGGCAAGGCCTCGATGGACCTCTCGGGTACGAGTAATCTGTACGATAGGTACAAGGACGATTTTGTCAACGCCTCGTCACGGGGTGACGCGGAAACGGTACAGTCGGGAACTCTGGTGGAGAAGAGCGAAGAGGCGGAGGTCAAGGTGGTCAACGTCCAGGCCACGTCGCCGAAAAAAAAGAAGAGACCGTTCCTGGATTTTAGAAAAGAAAAATGAGGAGCTTTCCCGTCCCCACGGCATCATTGGGAGGAAGCGTGGGGTGTATATGATGAACATTTTGAGCCGCGGCGGAGCGCCGCGTCCCTCCCGTCGCTCCATAGGGGAATGCCATATCTATGGTTAACGCTGACAGCATGAACACGAAGTACAAGGCGGATTTTGGTAAAAAAGGCCAGATGGTCTTTATCTCGCATCTTGACCTTATGACGCTTTTCAGGAGGGCATTAAGACGCTCCGGCCTGCCGCTGGTTTTTACGGAAGGGTTTACCCCGAGGGTGAAGATCAGCATGCCGAAGGCGCTTAAGCTCGGGGTGGAGAGTGATCATGAGGAGCTTGTGTTCTGGCTGAAGGAAAGGGTCCGGGAGGAAGAGGTCCTCACGTCTTTGAGGCGTCAGGTGACGCAGGGTATAGATATACATGGATTAACGATCGATAAATGATAAAAAGATCAGGAGAAGGAACATATATGATGGCTAGGAACAGAAAACACAAGGAAGTTCAGAACGTTTCCAGGGAGATATTGATAAACGTCGGCCCCGTAGAAAAGAGGGTTGCCGTGATGGCAGGGAACAACCTGGTGGATTTTTTCATGGAAAGGAAGGGGCTGGAACATTACGCGGGAAGTATATTCAAGGGAAAGGTAAAATCCATATTGCCCGGGATAGAAGCCGCCTTTGTGGATATCGGCATGGAAAAGAACGGTTTTCTTCATGTCAGTGATGTCCTGGACAAGCCTTCCATGCTCAAGGAAATGCTTATGGATGATTCGGATGGGGAAAAGCACGAATCTTCCGAAAAAAGGCATAAACAACACCAGAAGATATCCGATATATTGAAGCAGGGCCAGGAGATCATGGTGCAGGTCGTGAAGGAGGCCATCGGGACCAAAGGTCCGCGACTTACGACCTATATAAGCATCCCGGGGAGGTATATCGTCCTTACGCCTTTCGATAAGAACATAGGTATATCGAGGCGGATACCGGACAGGGAGGAACGCAAGCGTATCCGCGGCATAATCGAGAAGATAGGATGTCTTAAGGACGTTGGGTGTATAGTGCGTACAGTGGCGGAAAAGAGAAGTGAGCAGGAGCTCGTGAACGAGGCCAAGTATCTCGTGAGCCTCTGGGAAAAGATAAGGTCGCGCGCGGAAAAGCAATCGGCGCCTGTTACTGTCTATGAGGAATATGGCGTAGTGTTGCGTCTATTGAGGGACATCTTCACCGACGATGTCGTGCGGCTTGTTGTCGATTCGAAAGATGAATACTCCAGGATAATAAAGTTCCTCCGGGCATTTATGCCGTCCCTGCGTAAAAAAGTAAAGCTCTACAAGGGAAAGACCCCTATGTTCACGAAATATTCCCTCGACCGCAAGATTGACCAGATATTCGAGCGCAAAGTTGAGCTCAAGAACGGTGGATATCTTGTGATAGAACAGACAGAAGGAGTCGTTGTCATAGACGTGAATACCGGCAGTTATGTTGGTAAAAAGAGCCTTGAGGAGACCGCCTTCCGTACTAATATCGAGGCCGCGCGGGAGATACCCAAACAGCTTTTATTGAGGGACATGGGTGGGATCATAATAATAGATTTCATCGATATGGAAAGAAAAGACCATAGGGACGAGCTTTTCAGGATATTGCAGGAGAACCTGAAAGAAGATAAGGCGAGGATAAGCCTGCGCGCTATTTCGCAATTCGGGATAGTGGAGATGACGCGACAGAGGATGCGGAAAAGCCTCGAGGGTTCGTCCCACGTAGAGTGTCCGTATTGTGGCGGAAAGGGTATGATCAAAAGCGTAGAGACCATAGCTATTGAGACCGCAAGGCATATAGACCAAGTGCTTTCGAAAAGCACAAAACATCGTAAACGCCTTTTGGTCACCGTGCATCCGGACATTCATGAGGCGCTTATATCCGATCAGGCGGTCATGCTGGGGGATATACAGCGTAAATACCGGTGCCAGATCGATATTAAGGAAGATAGAGGCCTTCATATCGAGGAGACCATTATCGAGGAGAATTGATCCTCCTCGTTTGATGTCTTCGGACTTGCCAATAAGCGGCTATTTTATCTCTAAACACTGAGGGTCAAATTGCCATATCCCGCGTTATGATAATATATACTATAAGATGGGGGCGTTGGGATGTTCTGTATTAAATTTATGTTAATTATGGATAAACGCGGTATGACGCTGGCGGAAGTAGTAGTGTCTATGGCCATAGTGACATTACTTACTGTCGCGTTCATCGGGGCCATGTCGCAGAGTATCAGCTACAGCGAAAAATCCGATAGCGTGTATATCGCCTCGATCATAGCCCAGAGGAGACTGGATGTCCTCAAAAAATTCGATTTCAGCGACCTGCCATCCGCGGCTCCAGAGACAGCCGTGTCTCAGGATTTTGACGGGAACGGCACGGTGGATTACTACAGAACGACCGAAATAACGGAAAATTATAACGGATACGCTGACCTTATCAAGATCAAGGTAAGCGTGGACAGGGTGGACGAGGGGGAAGCCTCCGGCAACCCCGTGATAATGGAGACTTTGATCGCGGAAAACCCGGATCAGTGACGAGGGGTAGGCTATGGCGCGCTTGGTGGGAGACAAAAAAGGGATAACACTGGCGGAGATCATGTTCGCTGCCGTGATAAGCATAATGGTGGTGTCAACCGTGGTCTCGGTGTGGATATATACGCAACGGACCTGGCGTGGGGAGATAAGGCACACGTCGATACGTACAGACATGATAAAGGCCATAGAGAGATTAAGAAGCGATATACGTTTGTCGAGCGGTACATATATGACATTCTATCCTTCAGGTGGCAGCGAGTTCTCCGCTATATCCATGCCACTGGCGACAACAGACAGTGATGGATTTTTTTTAAGAGATGGGTCGGATAAGATATCCTGGAGCAAGACCGTCATATACCATATCGTGAGTGAAACCGGCGTGGATAAGCTCCGCCGGACCGTTATAAACTCATGGGATAGCGCCCTGGACGCCACGGGGAGATATTCACTCCTTACCAATGTCGTGAATGGTACTAATACCGGGGCATCACATGAGGACCTGATAAAAAAGGACCTGCAGGCTTTCGAGATAACCACTTTGTCTCCCGTGATAGATTTTTATTATGATTCATCGGACCCGGTCAAGGTGCGCAATGTGGTGTTCGGTTACGCCAAGCTGAGTAGCGGTAGCCATACTGTTAAGTTCAAGGTGACAGGAAAGAACGATGATTCCACAGGGTACGCTTTTGGCCTGGACACTATAAAGATAGAGCCGGCGGGATATCCCCGCGAAGCGGAATACTATAATTCCGCGGGCGCCCCGTCCGGCGCCTTAAGTTCCGGCGGCAGCACGCTGGAGAAGGTTTCCGGGAGCATGTGGTCCAACAACAATTACCTGGAATATAACGCCACGTTCATTGACGATTATATCGAGATAACGGACGGATATGACCTGGTACGGGAATCGGCGTTCGACAATACAACGCGGAACAATACCACAAAATTCGACGCCGACGTGAAGATAAAACTCGAGCTACCGGAGGATCGGGAGGATGACAAGAACATGATAGCCTGGTCAGCTTATTCGCAGACCGGGGCGGCTTCCCAGGATGGAGCGGATGGGTATCTGCCGGCGTATCCAATAGTGATAAGGACGATAGTAAAGAACGGATATATGGATATGGCCGCCAACGCCGTGCGGGTCCGTTTCAAGGCCCCGTCGTCCAATCCGACCAGGATAGACGCGGCATACCTGACACGTAAGACAATACAAGGTACGGATACGGACCCGGATGGGCTGGCGAACCAGGACCCTTCGGGGCTTACGGTAAGCGAATATCACAGGCATCAGCGTCTTTTTTTCAGTGAGGAGGACAATGACATCGATATGAATGGTGACGGGGACAAGCTGGATATACTGGATTACGCGAACATTCCATCCGGCGGCGAGATCTGGTCGGTATGGACGGCGTTCCCGATGGTACGCGAGGACGCGGACGGTGATCCGGTGGATCTTCTGATAACCGTCAGTATCCCCGACCTTTCATCCGTTTCCTTTCCGTCGGGTTGGGAGGGATTTGACTCGTCCGATTGTGAGTGCCGGGAGTGGACCGGTAGCGTTTGTAACTCCCAGTATATGCGGCTTGCCGATATAGGAGGAGGGACAGGGACATACACTAATATATTACAAGCCGCGGGTACACCTGACTGGAGTGACGCGACTTATGTGCCCGTGGCATCAAATAACGTCTATTTCGCCATGGATATTGACACATGGGACAACGAAGGTACGGTCGAGTCCCAGGTGTACGACACTACTATTTCATCACCGTCATATAGCCAGATCAAGTGGAACGGGAGTACGCCTTCGGGTACTTCGATAGTCATGAAGGCCCGAAGTTCGGATAACGATGATATGCAGGGAGCTTCATCGTGGGATACCCTGA
This window of the Candidatus Omnitrophota bacterium genome carries:
- a CDS encoding TIGR03936 family radical SAM-associated protein; the encoded protein is MVNADSMNTKYKADFGKKGQMVFISHLDLMTLFRRALRRSGLPLVFTEGFTPRVKISMPKALKLGVESDHEELVFWLKERVREEEVLTSLRRQVTQGIDIHGLTIDK
- a CDS encoding prepilin-type N-terminal cleavage/methylation domain-containing protein, whose product is MDKRGMTLAEVVVSMAIVTLLTVAFIGAMSQSISYSEKSDSVYIASIIAQRRLDVLKKFDFSDLPSAAPETAVSQDFDGNGTVDYYRTTEITENYNGYADLIKIKVSVDRVDEGEASGNPVIMETLIAENPDQ
- a CDS encoding Rne/Rng family ribonuclease, translated to MMARNRKHKEVQNVSREILINVGPVEKRVAVMAGNNLVDFFMERKGLEHYAGSIFKGKVKSILPGIEAAFVDIGMEKNGFLHVSDVLDKPSMLKEMLMDDSDGEKHESSEKRHKQHQKISDILKQGQEIMVQVVKEAIGTKGPRLTTYISIPGRYIVLTPFDKNIGISRRIPDREERKRIRGIIEKIGCLKDVGCIVRTVAEKRSEQELVNEAKYLVSLWEKIRSRAEKQSAPVTVYEEYGVVLRLLRDIFTDDVVRLVVDSKDEYSRIIKFLRAFMPSLRKKVKLYKGKTPMFTKYSLDRKIDQIFERKVELKNGGYLVIEQTEGVVVIDVNTGSYVGKKSLEETAFRTNIEAAREIPKQLLLRDMGGIIIIDFIDMERKDHRDELFRILQENLKEDKARISLRAISQFGIVEMTRQRMRKSLEGSSHVECPYCGGKGMIKSVETIAIETARHIDQVLSKSTKHRKRLLVTVHPDIHEALISDQAVMLGDIQRKYRCQIDIKEDRGLHIEETIIEEN